One genomic region from Desulfallas thermosapovorans DSM 6562 encodes:
- a CDS encoding AgrD family cyclic lactone autoinducer peptide: MKKITSRLWVFAVAALLLLAKVTAAAASACLISAYQPEVPEALRK; encoded by the coding sequence ATGAAAAAGATTACGTCCCGGCTTTGGGTATTTGCCGTTGCAGCACTGTTGTTGTTGGCCAAAGTCACCGCTGCCGCCGCCTCTGCCTGCCTGATTTCCGCCTACCAGCCCGAAGTGCCTGAAGCATTAAGAAAATAA
- a CDS encoding M3 family metallopeptidase, whose translation MFNNKSRLWLFILAFIYMLAITIPAAHGATGAVNPLLGPFNTPHQTPPFDQIKTGHFMPAIEESIKQGRAEIENIINNPETPTFANTIEALEKSGRLLKRTASILFQLNEADTNPELQEVAAEVSPILADFYNDITLNENLFAKVKYVYENCDRNLLTAEQKTLLENTYRQFVRNGAELEDGEKERMRQISRRLAELEMRFMENVLADTKNSYVHVTDKRELAGLPQAVVESAADTARAQNMTGWVFTLDYPTYISVMSYADNRGLRERMYKTYGGLGSNGKNDNSAIVVEIANLRLQAAKLLGYPTHAHYVLEERMARNPRTVEDFQNKLYYALQGAAKEEVQKLQKFAAGLGLESELRPYDWSYYENKLKDQKLSFNEEELRPYFRLENVQKGVFQLAGRLYGLKFKVNKDIPVYNPEVTAYEVFDADNSFLGVLYLDYFPRAGKADGAWTAQLAAPEKYQGQNLRPQVMVVCNFTKPTKTEPSLLTLHEVTTLLHEFGHALHMLLADVTYAATSSYYAHWDFIELPSQLMENWVYQKEFLDMFAVHYKTGEKIPAALVEKIREQKRFHIAFNRLQQVRLGNIDLAWHTITSPVQVPVSQFEREASEEPALLPLVEGCLVSNSFSHIFAGGYAAGYYSYLWSEVLAADAFVAFEKNGIFNKATAASFRDNILARGASEHPALLYQRFRGRDAGIDALLEDFNIETKHFIPEGFVYLDEVIPNVELDIRYFGENNFTGRPVDGYLAPRAVISEPAASALKKVQQELNQQGLGLKIFDAYRPQRAVDNFARWAADVKDTKMKSQFYPDIDKSNLFNLGYIAHKSGHSRGSTIDLTIIRLDNGEELDMGSPFDFFGPISHHDTELITEEQRENRQLLKGLMEKHGFAAYPEEWWHYTLKDEPYPDKYFDFPVQ comes from the coding sequence GTGTTTAACAATAAGAGCCGGTTATGGCTTTTTATACTGGCCTTTATCTACATGCTGGCCATAACCATACCCGCAGCCCATGGAGCGACGGGTGCCGTAAATCCATTACTGGGACCATTCAATACCCCCCATCAAACACCGCCCTTTGACCAAATTAAAACCGGGCATTTTATGCCGGCCATTGAGGAATCCATAAAACAGGGCCGGGCAGAAATTGAGAACATTATTAACAACCCCGAAACGCCTACCTTTGCCAACACCATCGAGGCACTGGAGAAAAGCGGGCGTTTACTGAAAAGAACCGCCAGTATTTTATTTCAGTTGAACGAAGCCGACACCAATCCGGAGTTACAGGAGGTTGCCGCGGAGGTTTCCCCCATCCTGGCCGATTTTTACAATGACATCACCCTTAACGAAAACCTTTTCGCCAAAGTAAAGTATGTTTACGAAAATTGTGACCGCAACCTGCTTACCGCCGAACAAAAAACACTGCTGGAGAATACCTACCGGCAATTCGTCAGAAACGGTGCCGAACTGGAGGATGGGGAAAAGGAAAGAATGCGGCAAATTTCCCGGCGCCTTGCGGAGCTGGAAATGAGGTTCATGGAAAACGTGCTGGCGGACACCAAAAACAGTTATGTACACGTCACCGATAAACGCGAGCTAGCCGGCTTGCCCCAAGCTGTGGTGGAATCAGCGGCAGATACCGCCCGGGCACAGAACATGACGGGTTGGGTGTTTACCCTGGATTACCCCACTTATATTTCTGTGATGAGTTATGCCGATAACCGCGGGTTAAGGGAGCGGATGTATAAAACTTACGGCGGCCTGGGCAGCAACGGTAAAAATGATAACAGTGCCATCGTAGTGGAAATAGCCAACTTGAGACTTCAGGCAGCCAAGTTACTGGGCTACCCCACCCATGCCCACTATGTGCTTGAAGAACGCATGGCGCGAAACCCCCGCACGGTGGAAGATTTTCAAAACAAGTTGTATTATGCCCTCCAGGGTGCGGCCAAAGAAGAGGTTCAAAAGCTGCAGAAATTTGCCGCCGGGCTGGGGTTGGAATCAGAGCTGCGGCCTTACGACTGGAGTTATTATGAAAACAAACTAAAGGACCAAAAATTATCCTTCAACGAAGAAGAACTCCGGCCCTATTTTCGCCTGGAGAACGTCCAGAAGGGTGTTTTCCAACTGGCCGGGCGTTTATATGGTTTAAAATTTAAGGTTAATAAAGACATACCGGTCTACAATCCCGAAGTAACGGCCTATGAGGTTTTTGATGCCGACAACAGCTTTTTGGGCGTGTTATACCTGGATTATTTTCCCCGGGCCGGTAAGGCCGACGGGGCCTGGACCGCACAGCTGGCCGCCCCGGAAAAGTACCAGGGACAGAATTTAAGGCCTCAGGTGATGGTGGTATGTAATTTTACTAAACCCACCAAAACCGAGCCGTCATTGCTGACATTGCACGAAGTAACCACATTACTCCATGAGTTCGGGCATGCGCTCCATATGCTGCTTGCGGATGTTACCTATGCTGCAACCTCCAGTTATTATGCCCACTGGGATTTTATTGAATTGCCTTCGCAGCTTATGGAAAACTGGGTCTACCAAAAAGAGTTCCTGGACATGTTTGCGGTGCACTATAAAACAGGAGAAAAAATACCTGCGGCATTAGTGGAAAAAATCCGGGAGCAAAAGAGGTTCCATATTGCCTTTAACAGGCTGCAGCAAGTGCGCCTGGGAAATATTGATCTGGCCTGGCACACCATCACTTCCCCGGTGCAAGTGCCGGTAAGCCAATTTGAAAGGGAAGCCAGTGAAGAGCCCGCACTGCTGCCCCTTGTGGAAGGGTGCCTGGTAAGCAACAGCTTCTCTCATATTTTTGCCGGCGGATATGCTGCGGGGTACTACAGTTATTTGTGGTCCGAAGTCCTGGCCGCCGACGCCTTTGTTGCCTTTGAAAAGAACGGCATCTTCAACAAAGCCACGGCTGCATCATTCAGGGATAATATCCTTGCCAGGGGGGCCTCGGAACACCCGGCGTTGCTTTACCAGAGATTCCGCGGCCGGGATGCCGGTATTGACGCGCTGCTGGAAGATTTTAATATTGAAACAAAACATTTTATACCGGAGGGGTTTGTCTATCTGGATGAAGTAATACCCAACGTGGAGTTGGATATCCGTTACTTTGGGGAGAACAATTTCACCGGGCGGCCGGTGGACGGTTATCTGGCCCCCCGGGCCGTAATCTCCGAACCGGCGGCCAGTGCTTTGAAAAAAGTGCAGCAGGAATTAAATCAACAGGGTCTGGGATTAAAAATATTCGACGCTTACCGGCCCCAGCGGGCGGTTGATAATTTTGCCCGGTGGGCCGCCGATGTAAAAGACACCAAGATGAAAAGTCAATTTTATCCTGACATCGATAAAAGCAACTTATTCAACCTGGGATACATTGCTCATAAATCCGGTCACTCCCGGGGCAGCACCATCGACCTGACCATCATCAGGCTTGATAACGGAGAGGAACTGGATATGGGCAGTCCCTTTGACTTTTTCGGCCCCATTTCCCACCATGATACCGAATTGATTACAGAGGAGCAAAGGGAGAACCGCCAACTACTTAAGGGCCTGATGGAAAAGCACGGTTTTGCGGCTTACCCGGAGGAATGGTGGCATTATACATTAAAGGATGAACCCTACCCGGATAAGTATTTTGATTTCCCGGTGCAATAA
- a CDS encoding accessory gene regulator ArgB-like protein: MSYLSFSKRWAGYLSRKTRLTAEQEIILAYVLEVLALNFLNISFTLLLGALLGVLPGTIACLATTILFRHSAGGAHSNSPWRCATVTIAVFPLLALLGAYFSGLGQMFVDILTAIAFGVGINAMLLLAPVDSPAAPIISPLRRAKLKKISVLFVVLATVMAIWLRNTPWPYTETAQPCIALTLFWSSFMLTPWGHKLMSLVDSISLKTKPKEV, encoded by the coding sequence ATGAGTTATCTATCCTTCAGCAAGCGCTGGGCGGGTTATCTTAGCCGGAAAACTCGCCTCACAGCAGAGCAGGAAATCATCCTGGCCTATGTTTTGGAGGTGCTGGCATTAAATTTTTTGAATATTTCTTTCACCCTCCTGCTGGGGGCATTGCTGGGTGTGCTGCCCGGCACCATCGCCTGCCTGGCCACCACTATATTGTTCAGGCACAGCGCCGGGGGAGCCCACTCCAATTCCCCCTGGCGCTGTGCTACCGTCACCATTGCCGTTTTTCCCCTTTTGGCCCTGCTGGGTGCATATTTTAGCGGCCTGGGACAGATGTTTGTCGATATACTTACGGCCATAGCCTTTGGGGTGGGGATAAACGCCATGCTATTGCTGGCCCCCGTGGATTCTCCCGCCGCCCCCATTATATCCCCGCTGCGCAGGGCAAAACTGAAAAAGATCTCTGTTTTATTTGTTGTGCTGGCCACCGTCATGGCGATATGGCTTAGAAATACTCCATGGCCGTATACCGAAACAGCCCAGCCGTGTATTGCCTTAACTTTGTTCTGGAGCAGTTTTATGCTTACCCCTTGGGGGCATAAGTTAATGTCGCTTGTGGACAGTATTTCATTAAAAACCAAACCAAAGGAGGTGTAA